A section of the Halichoerus grypus chromosome 11, mHalGry1.hap1.1, whole genome shotgun sequence genome encodes:
- the CD248 gene encoding endosialin, which yields MLLRLLLAWAAVVPTLGQAPWAAEPRAICGPGSCYALFPRRRTFLEAWRACRELGGDLATPRTPEEAQRVDSLVGSGPASRLLWIGLQRQARQCQPQRPLRGFTWTTGDQDTAFTNWAQPATGGPCPAQRCAALEASGEHRWLEGSCTLAVDGYLCQFGFKGSCRALPAEVGQAGPAVYTTPFHLVSTEFEWLPFGSVAAVPCQAGREASLLCVKQPEGGVGWSRAGPLCPVAGCGPDNGGCDHECVEEVDGRVSCRCTEGFRLAADGQSCEDPCTHAPCEQQCEPGGPQGYSCHCRLGFRPAEDEPHRCVDTDECQIAGVCQQMCVNYVGGFECYCREGHELEADGISCSPAGAMGARASQDLGDELLDDGEDEEDEEDEHEAWETFDGSWTEVPGIPWMEATQPPDFGLAYRPSFPEEGEHRMPYLDPTWPPPLSAPRVPYHSSVLSVTRPVVVSATRPTLPSAHGPPIISATRPPQAPAPKPPMIPARHPALPPDHQFPMISANHPDLPSAYQPPIISATRPARPPAHQPPMISAKYPELSRVFPDTRVTDTQPTAHVPQIPANHTPLGTTSSAHQSLGTPDVPDLQAQATHLPITSTVQPPLTATSRSPVLPAHQAPGSSATQPPAPDTTLTSEPPQSPTNQTSFTSPTHPHSKPPQVPREGARDTKVGPWMPSAAPTAAPTALEEASPAGHSRRDDRWLLVALLVPTCVFLVVLLALGIVYCTRCGPHAPNKRVTDCYRWVTHAGSKGPTEPMPHRGSLTGVQTCRTSV from the coding sequence ATGCTGCTGCGCCTGCTGCTGGCCTGGGCGGCCGTGGTGCCCACGCTGGGCCAGGCCCCCTGGGCAGCCGAGCCCCGGGCCATCTGCGGCCCCGGCAGCTGCTACGCGCTCTTCCCTCGGCGCCGCACCTTCCTGGAGGCCTGGCGGGCCTGCCGCGAGTTGGGGGGCGACCTGGCCACGCCGCGAACCCCCGAGGAGGCCCAGCGTGTGGACAGCCTGGTGGGCTCGGGCCCGGCCAGCCGGCTGCTGTGGATCGGCCTGCAGCGGCAGGCCCGGCAATGCCAACCCCAGCGCCCGCTGCGCGGCTTCACGTGGACCACGGGAGACCAGGACACGGCCTTCACCAACTGGGCCCAGCCGGCCACAGGGGGCCCCTGCCCGGCCCAGCGCTGCGCCGCCCTCGAGGCGAGCGGCGAGCATCGCTGGCTCGAGGGCTCGTGCACGCTGGCCGTCGATGGCTACCTGTGCCAGTTTGGCTTCAAGGGCTCCTGCCGGGCGCTGCCGGCTGAAGTGGGCCAGGCGGGCCCGGCGGTCTACACCACGCCCTTCCACCTGGTCTCCACCGAGTTTGAGTGGCTGCCCTTCGGCTCCGTGGCTGCCGTGCCGTGCCAGGCTGGCAGAGAAGCCTCCCTGCTCTGCGTGAAGCAGCCCGAGGGTGGCGTGGGCTGGTCTCGGGCCGGGCCCTTGTGCCCGGTGGCCGGCTGCGGCCCGGACAACGGGGGCTGCGACCACGAGTGCGTGGAGGAGGTGGACGGTCGCGTGTCCTGTCGCTGCACCGAGGGCTTCCGGCTGGCGGCGGACGGGCAAAGCTGCGAGGACCCATGTACCCACGCCCCGTGTGAGCAACAGTGTGAGCCTGGCGGGCCGCAGGGCTACAGCTGCCACTGTCGCCTGGGGTTCCGGCCGGCCGAGGATGAGCCGCACCGCTGCGTGGACACGGACGAGTGCCAGATCGCCGGCGTGTGCCAGCAGATGTGCGTCAACTACGTCGGTGGCTTCGAGTGCTACTGCAGGGAGGGCCACGAGCTCGAGGCCGATGGCATCAGTTGCAGCCCCGCTGGGGCCATGGGTGCCCGGGCTTCCCAGGACCTAGGGGACGAGTTGCTTGATGACGGGGAGGATGAAGAGGATGAAGAGGATGAACACGAGGCCTGGGAGACCTTTGATGGTAGCTGGACGGAGGTGCCTGGGATCCCGTGGATGGAGGCCACGCAGCCGCCTGACTTTGGCCTGGCCTACAGACCTAGTTTCCCAGAGGAGGGAGAGCATCGGATGCCCTACCTGGACCCCACCTGGCCACCCCCACTTAGTGCCCCCAGGGTCCCCTACCACTCCTCAGTGCTTTCTGTCACCCGACCCGTGGTGGTCTCTGCCACACGCCCCACGCTGCCTTCTGCCCACGGACCCCCTATCATCTCTGCCACACGCCcgccccaggcccctgcccccaaGCCCCCCATGATCCCTGCCAGGCACCCAGCTTTGCCTCCTGACCACCAGTTCCCCATGATCTCAGCCAACCATCCAGATCTGCCCTCTGCCTACCAACCCCCTATTATCTCTGCCACCCGCCCAGCACGGCCCCCTGCTCACCAGCCCCCAATGATCTCAGCCAAATATCCTGAACTGTCCCGTGTGTTCCCAGACACCCGGGTCACTGATACCCAGCCCACCGCTCATGTGCCTCAGATCCCTGCTAACCACACTCCTCTGGGTACCACTTCCAGTGCCCATCAATCCCTTGGCACCCCAGATGTCCCAGACCTCCAAGCCCAGGCCACCCACCTTCCCATTACCTCGACTGTTCAGCCCCCTCTGACCGCTACCTCCAGATCCCCTGTGCTCCCTGCCCATCAAGCTCCTGGGTCTTCTgccacccagcccccagcccccgacACTACCCTCACCTCAGAGCCCCCTCAGAGCCCCACTAACCAGACCTCATTCACCAGCCCTACACACCCCCATTCCAAACCCCCACAAGTCCCAAGGGAAGGTGCCCGTGACACCAAGGTGGGTCCCTGGATGCCCTCAGCAGCCCCCACAGCAGCCCCAACAGCCCTGGAGGAGGCCAGTCCGGCAGGCCACAGCCGGAGGGATGACCGGTGGCTGCTGGTGGCACTCCTAGTGCCCACATGTGTCTTCTTGGTGGTCCTACTCGCACTGGGCATCGTGTACTGCACCCGCTGTGGCCCCCACGCACCCAACAAGCGAGTCACCGACTGCTATCGCTGGGTCACCCACGCTGGGAGCAAGGGCCCAACAGAACCGATGCCCCACCGGGGCAGCCTCACAGGGGTGCAGACCTGCAGAACCAGCGTGTGA